Proteins found in one Onychomys torridus chromosome 21, mOncTor1.1, whole genome shotgun sequence genomic segment:
- the Sgta gene encoding small glutamine-rich tetratricopeptide repeat-containing protein alpha isoform X1 translates to MEGRSRASSVTSSLEMDNRKRLAYAIIQFLHGQLRHGGLSPDAQESLEVAIQCLETAFGVTVEDTDLALPQTLPEIFEAAAANKQEVPQEPRGPDKTPPSEEDSAEAERLKTEGNEQMKLENFEAAVHLYGKAIDLNPSNAVYFCNRAAAYSKLGNYVGAVQDCERAIGIDPGYSKAYGRMGLALSSLNKHAEAVAYYKKALELDPENDTYKSNLKIAELKLREAPSPTGGVGSLDIAGLLNNPHFITMASSLMNSPQLQQLMSGMISGGHNPLGTPGSSSSQSDLASLIQAGQQFAQQMQQQNPEFVEQIRSQVVRSRTPSASHEEQQE, encoded by the exons ATCCCGAGCAAGCAGCGTTACCTCCAGCCTCGAGATGGACAACAGGAAGCGCCTGGCCTATGCCATCATCCAGTTCCTGCATGGCCAGCTGCGGCATGGTGGGCTCTCACCTGATGCCCAGGAGAGCCTAGAGG TTGCCATCCAGTGTCTGGAGACCGCCTTTGGGGTGACGGTGGAGGACACTGACCTCGCTCTTCCCCAGACCCTGCCAGAGATATTCGAAGCGGCTGCTGCCAACAAG CAGGAGGTGCCACAGGAGCCGAGGGGCCCTGACAAGACGCCACCCTCTGAGGAGGATTCCGCTGAGGCAGAGCGCCTCAAAACTGAAG gtAACGAGCAGATGAAGCTGGAGAATTTTGAGGCAGCCGTGCACCTCTATGGAAAGGCCATTGATCTCAACCCCTCCAACGCCGTCTACTTCTGTAACAG agcCGCAGCCTACAGCAAGCTGGGGAACTACGTGGGGGCCGTGCAGGACTGTGAACGCGCCATTGGCATCGATCCAGGCTACAGCAAGGCCTATGGCCGCATGGG CCTTGCGCTCTCCAGCCTGAACAAGCATGCAGAGGCTGTGGCTTACTACAAGAAGGCCCTGGAACTGGACCCTGAGAACGATACCTACAAGTCCAACCTCAAGATTGCGGAGCTGAAGCTGCGGGAGGCGCCCAGTCCC ACGGGAGGCGTGGGCAGCTTGGACATCGCCGGCCTGCTGAACAATCCACACTTCATCACCATG GCTTCCAGTTTAATGAACAGtccccagctgcagcagct GATGTCAGGCATGATCTCTGGCGGCCATAACCCCCTGGGCACCCCAGGCAGCAGTTCATCGCAGAGTGACCTGGCCAGCCTCATCCAGGC GGGCCAGCAATTCGCACAGCAGATGCAGCAGCAGAACCCGGAGTTCGTGGAGCAGATCCGGAGCCAGGTGGTGCGCAGCCGGACACCCAGTGCCAGCCATGAGGAACAGCAAGAGTGA
- the Sgta gene encoding small glutamine-rich tetratricopeptide repeat-containing protein alpha isoform X2 has translation MEGRSRASSVTSSLEMDNRKRLAYAIIQFLHGQLRHGGLSPDAQESLEVAIQCLETAFGVTVEDTDLALPQTLPEIFEAAAANKEVPQEPRGPDKTPPSEEDSAEAERLKTEGNEQMKLENFEAAVHLYGKAIDLNPSNAVYFCNRAAAYSKLGNYVGAVQDCERAIGIDPGYSKAYGRMGLALSSLNKHAEAVAYYKKALELDPENDTYKSNLKIAELKLREAPSPTGGVGSLDIAGLLNNPHFITMASSLMNSPQLQQLMSGMISGGHNPLGTPGSSSSQSDLASLIQAGQQFAQQMQQQNPEFVEQIRSQVVRSRTPSASHEEQQE, from the exons ATCCCGAGCAAGCAGCGTTACCTCCAGCCTCGAGATGGACAACAGGAAGCGCCTGGCCTATGCCATCATCCAGTTCCTGCATGGCCAGCTGCGGCATGGTGGGCTCTCACCTGATGCCCAGGAGAGCCTAGAGG TTGCCATCCAGTGTCTGGAGACCGCCTTTGGGGTGACGGTGGAGGACACTGACCTCGCTCTTCCCCAGACCCTGCCAGAGATATTCGAAGCGGCTGCTGCCAACAAG GAGGTGCCACAGGAGCCGAGGGGCCCTGACAAGACGCCACCCTCTGAGGAGGATTCCGCTGAGGCAGAGCGCCTCAAAACTGAAG gtAACGAGCAGATGAAGCTGGAGAATTTTGAGGCAGCCGTGCACCTCTATGGAAAGGCCATTGATCTCAACCCCTCCAACGCCGTCTACTTCTGTAACAG agcCGCAGCCTACAGCAAGCTGGGGAACTACGTGGGGGCCGTGCAGGACTGTGAACGCGCCATTGGCATCGATCCAGGCTACAGCAAGGCCTATGGCCGCATGGG CCTTGCGCTCTCCAGCCTGAACAAGCATGCAGAGGCTGTGGCTTACTACAAGAAGGCCCTGGAACTGGACCCTGAGAACGATACCTACAAGTCCAACCTCAAGATTGCGGAGCTGAAGCTGCGGGAGGCGCCCAGTCCC ACGGGAGGCGTGGGCAGCTTGGACATCGCCGGCCTGCTGAACAATCCACACTTCATCACCATG GCTTCCAGTTTAATGAACAGtccccagctgcagcagct GATGTCAGGCATGATCTCTGGCGGCCATAACCCCCTGGGCACCCCAGGCAGCAGTTCATCGCAGAGTGACCTGGCCAGCCTCATCCAGGC GGGCCAGCAATTCGCACAGCAGATGCAGCAGCAGAACCCGGAGTTCGTGGAGCAGATCCGGAGCCAGGTGGTGCGCAGCCGGACACCCAGTGCCAGCCATGAGGAACAGCAAGAGTGA
- the Sgta gene encoding small glutamine-rich tetratricopeptide repeat-containing protein alpha isoform X3, whose product MDNRKRLAYAIIQFLHGQLRHGGLSPDAQESLEVAIQCLETAFGVTVEDTDLALPQTLPEIFEAAAANKQEVPQEPRGPDKTPPSEEDSAEAERLKTEGNEQMKLENFEAAVHLYGKAIDLNPSNAVYFCNRAAAYSKLGNYVGAVQDCERAIGIDPGYSKAYGRMGLALSSLNKHAEAVAYYKKALELDPENDTYKSNLKIAELKLREAPSPTGGVGSLDIAGLLNNPHFITMASSLMNSPQLQQLMSGMISGGHNPLGTPGSSSSQSDLASLIQAGQQFAQQMQQQNPEFVEQIRSQVVRSRTPSASHEEQQE is encoded by the exons ATGGACAACAGGAAGCGCCTGGCCTATGCCATCATCCAGTTCCTGCATGGCCAGCTGCGGCATGGTGGGCTCTCACCTGATGCCCAGGAGAGCCTAGAGG TTGCCATCCAGTGTCTGGAGACCGCCTTTGGGGTGACGGTGGAGGACACTGACCTCGCTCTTCCCCAGACCCTGCCAGAGATATTCGAAGCGGCTGCTGCCAACAAG CAGGAGGTGCCACAGGAGCCGAGGGGCCCTGACAAGACGCCACCCTCTGAGGAGGATTCCGCTGAGGCAGAGCGCCTCAAAACTGAAG gtAACGAGCAGATGAAGCTGGAGAATTTTGAGGCAGCCGTGCACCTCTATGGAAAGGCCATTGATCTCAACCCCTCCAACGCCGTCTACTTCTGTAACAG agcCGCAGCCTACAGCAAGCTGGGGAACTACGTGGGGGCCGTGCAGGACTGTGAACGCGCCATTGGCATCGATCCAGGCTACAGCAAGGCCTATGGCCGCATGGG CCTTGCGCTCTCCAGCCTGAACAAGCATGCAGAGGCTGTGGCTTACTACAAGAAGGCCCTGGAACTGGACCCTGAGAACGATACCTACAAGTCCAACCTCAAGATTGCGGAGCTGAAGCTGCGGGAGGCGCCCAGTCCC ACGGGAGGCGTGGGCAGCTTGGACATCGCCGGCCTGCTGAACAATCCACACTTCATCACCATG GCTTCCAGTTTAATGAACAGtccccagctgcagcagct GATGTCAGGCATGATCTCTGGCGGCCATAACCCCCTGGGCACCCCAGGCAGCAGTTCATCGCAGAGTGACCTGGCCAGCCTCATCCAGGC GGGCCAGCAATTCGCACAGCAGATGCAGCAGCAGAACCCGGAGTTCGTGGAGCAGATCCGGAGCCAGGTGGTGCGCAGCCGGACACCCAGTGCCAGCCATGAGGAACAGCAAGAGTGA